GACGAGCACGAACAGCGCCGCGCTCGAGTCCCACAGCGAGGGCACCGACGTACGCGCCGCGACCACATGCTTGGCCACCCTCGATATGGGGGAAAGCCATTGATCGGTGAACAGGACCACGGTCACCTGGCGCTTTGCCGCAGCCTCGGCGAACCGCAACAGGCTTTGCTGATAACGCCGGATGTCGAACAGGACGAGGATGTTCGAGCGCGTCATGTCCAGCAGGCGATCGCGCCAGCCGCTTTCCTGGCCGTCCAGATGCACGACGTGCGGGCGGATGATACGCAGATGGGCGGTAGCATAGCGGGCAATGGGGTCGGTGAACCGGCCGCCAACGAGATAGACCGGGCGCCTTCTGTCGCCCAGGAGCGCCGCTATCGCGTCGATCTGCGCATCGCTGACGTGGGCGAAAGTCTCCGCGATGTTCTCCTCGACCGCCTGCACGAAGGCCAACGTCGTATGGTCGACCCGCGGGGTAAGCCGGTCGGAGCGCGCCAGCGGGGACTGCAGCTGGGCGCTCAGCTCCTCCTTCAGGGCCGCCTGGAAGTCCCCGTAGCTCTGGAACCCGATGCGCGCCACGAAGCGCAGCACGGTCGGCGCGCTCACGCCGGCATCTTTCGAGAACTCGGCGACCGTCCTAAGCCCTGCAAGCGGGTAGTTTGCCATCAGCGTCTGCGCGACTTTGCGCTCGCTTGCGGGCATTTCGCTGAGCCTCGCGGTCACTCGCTGTGCAATATTTTCATCCATCCGTATTCCTCACCGAAGCGCCTCCGTGGGTTCATCCGGGTTTCAGGGGCCTCGTCAACGATTTGACATCTGGCCTGAGCTGTTATAACAAATGTTACGTTATTGTGTGGGAGGCTATTAAATGTAACGTACCGTACAATACGGATCTCAGAGAAAGATGCCAATTGACGGTAAACCTACCCCAAAGAGGGAGTGTAAACATGTCAAGCGAAAACAAACGGCACGAGGGCGGGGTTTCGTATCACGTCCCCGGACAGGAATACTTCGACAAGCGTGTGCTGAAAAGGCATGCGGGCGTCTTTTCACTATGGGCGCTCGGCGTCGGAGCGGTCATATCCGGCGACTTTTCCGGCTGGAACCTGGGCTTCGCGGTCGCGGGCTGGGGTGGCATGTTCATCGCCACCATCATCATCGCCATCATGTATCTCGGCCTGACCTATTCGATCGCCGAGATGAGCCCGGCACTGCCACATACCGGCGGTGCTTATTCTTTCGCCCGAACGGCATTCGGGCCCTGGGGCGGATTCATCACCGGCATAGCGGAGAACATCGAATATGTCCTCACACCGGCGGTGGTGGTCTACTTTATCGGCACTTACATGACTCAGATCGCCGGCACGCCGGATGCCTGGCAGCCACTCTGGTGGCTCGCGGGCTATATCGTGTTCGTCGGTCTCAATGCCCGCGGCGTGGCGCTGTCGTTCAAGGTGACCGTAACCGTCACGCTGATTGCGATCGCAATCCTCGCGTTCTTCCTGCTGAGCGCCGTTTTCTCCGGCCACTTCGATTTTTCGCGCTGGGCCATGAATGTCGGGGTCGGAGCCAACGGCCAGGCCGTCGAACTTGCGCAGGGCGGCGGTTCGATGTTGCCGATGGGACTCAAGGGCGTATTCGCGGCCATGCCTTTCGCCGTCTGGCTGTTCCTGGCTATCGAGCAATTGCCGTTGGCGGCCGAGGAATCGGTCGATCCCAAACGCGATATGCCCAGGGGCATCATGCTGGGCATGTTTACGCTGATCGGACTCGGCTTCCTGGTGCTCATCATCAATCCGGCGATCCCTGGCGGGGCGTTCGCTTACGGCACATCCGGTCAGCCGATACTTGACGGCTTCGCCGCGATCTACGGGTCGGGATGGGCGAAACTGCTGGCGCTGTTCGCAGTGGCGGGACTGGTAGCGAGTTTCCACTCGATCATTTTCGCCTTCGGCCGTCAGATTTACTCGCTCAGCCGAGCCGGCTATTTCCCGCATTTCCTGTCCGTGACCCATGGTGATCACAAGACGCCAAACGTGGCGCTCTATGCCGGTGCGGCGGTCGGGTTCGTGGTCATGCTCGTGATCTGGTTTTCCGAGGGCGGCGAGACCGCGGGGACCTATATCGGCGGTACGCTTCTGAACATGGCTGTCTTCGGGGCGATGTTCTCCTATCTCCTGCAGGCACTGACCTTCCTGAAGTTGCGCTCGACCTTCCCCAGTCTCGAACGGCCCTACAGGAGCCCGTTCGGTGTTCTGGGCGCAAGCCTGACGGTGATCATCGCCATTGCAACGATCATCTTCCAGCTCACCGATCCGCTTTATCAGCAGGGCATTATCGGCGTGGCGATCTGGTATGCGTTGGCGATCATCTACTTCGCCGCCTATGGGCGCAAAACGCTGGTCTTCTCCCCGGAAGAGGAGTTTGCCGTCAAGCACCGTGAAGGGGCTGCTGCGCAAAAGTAACCGGATGACATAAGACCGCTATAGGAGCAGCACATCGCCCACGATATGGGTGCTGCTGAAATCCTGGCCATGCACGGCGCCCCGGCCCCGCGCCGGGGCGCCGTCACTACAGATTTCGGAGATCCGTCATGTCTTCATCGAAAGAGGATTCCCCACGCTCGGGCGGCAGGCCGCTGCCCGGCGCACTGACCCTGAAAGAGCTGCAGGCTCTGATCAAGGACGGCGCGGTGGACACCGTGCTGCTGGTCATGACCGACATGCAGGGACGCATGCAGGGCAAGCGCCTGACGGCGCATCACTTCCTGACCGAGGTCGTCCCCCACAAGGCCGAGGGCTGCAACTACCTGCTGGCCGTGGACGTGGAAATGACCACCGTGGACGGCTATCGCATGTCGTCCTGGGCGCGCGGTTACGGCGATTTCGTCTTCAACCCCGATATGTCCACCCTGCGCCTGATTCCCTGGCACCCCGCCACCGCCCTGGTGG
The genomic region above belongs to Gammaproteobacteria bacterium and contains:
- a CDS encoding amino acid permease, whose amino-acid sequence is MSSENKRHEGGVSYHVPGQEYFDKRVLKRHAGVFSLWALGVGAVISGDFSGWNLGFAVAGWGGMFIATIIIAIMYLGLTYSIAEMSPALPHTGGAYSFARTAFGPWGGFITGIAENIEYVLTPAVVVYFIGTYMTQIAGTPDAWQPLWWLAGYIVFVGLNARGVALSFKVTVTVTLIAIAILAFFLLSAVFSGHFDFSRWAMNVGVGANGQAVELAQGGGSMLPMGLKGVFAAMPFAVWLFLAIEQLPLAAEESVDPKRDMPRGIMLGMFTLIGLGFLVLIINPAIPGGAFAYGTSGQPILDGFAAIYGSGWAKLLALFAVAGLVASFHSIIFAFGRQIYSLSRAGYFPHFLSVTHGDHKTPNVALYAGAAVGFVVMLVIWFSEGGETAGTYIGGTLLNMAVFGAMFSYLLQALTFLKLRSTFPSLERPYRSPFGVLGASLTVIIAIATIIFQLTDPLYQQGIIGVAIWYALAIIYFAAYGRKTLVFSPEEEFAVKHREGAAAQK
- a CDS encoding MurR/RpiR family transcriptional regulator; the protein is MDENIAQRVTARLSEMPASERKVAQTLMANYPLAGLRTVAEFSKDAGVSAPTVLRFVARIGFQSYGDFQAALKEELSAQLQSPLARSDRLTPRVDHTTLAFVQAVEENIAETFAHVSDAQIDAIAALLGDRRRPVYLVGGRFTDPIARYATAHLRIIRPHVVHLDGQESGWRDRLLDMTRSNILVLFDIRRYQQSLLRFAEAAAKRQVTVVLFTDQWLSPISRVAKHVVAARTSVPSLWDSSAALFVLVEALLGRITENSAPASVKRIRQMERMGPFGSSTE